The DNA region CCCCCTTGTTCCGAAATCATTCCGCCCCTGATTGGGCTGTTTGTCGGGGTGTTCTGCTGGTGAGACGTTCGTCCTTCGATTGCGCTGAGAGGAAAGAACGCGATGCCAGCGGAGAGACTCAAGATGCGGCGTGTCCGCGAGATTTTAAGATACCGATTTAAGGACTGTCTTGGCCACAAGTCGATTGCGGTGCGCGTTGGTGCGGCGCCGTCGACGGTGCGTGAGACGCTGCGCCGTGCGGAGATTGCCGGGCTTTCGCGGGGCTGCAGCATTGCTTGTGCCTGACAATGCCAAGGTCGCCGTGATCAAGACTTGCCTCTTTGATCTGCAGGTCAATCGCAGCTATGCCGGGATGCCGGCTCACTACGGGAGCGCTGTTCTTCCGACGCGACCGAGAAAGCCTCGTGACGCGAATGAACTGACAACAATTAATGCCAGCAGAACCGCAGCCTCAAGGGGACGAGATCATCCCCGAATCCGGGGGCGCAATCATCTCGGAACAGAGGGGCGGCTTCATCGGAATCAGCAATCCTGACGCAAAGATTCGAAGTTCTTGAACTACTCAAACAGGAAGGACGGCCTGTGGATTTTGACGTTGGTCAGATGTAAAGTCGCGCAATTGAATGCGCGCACATCCACCCAACGATATTGTACGCCGCAGGAGCGGTCACCGCTGTGGATCGAAAGCTTGCAGCCATCCTTTCCACCGATGTGGCCGGCTTCAGCCGCCTCACGGCGATTGACGAGGAGAGCACGGTTCGTGCACTTAACTTGTGCCATAGTCGGATCGCCGAGTTAGTGCGCGAGCATGGCGGTCGTATCTTCGGCAGCGCAGGCGACGGCCTTGTCGCGGAGTTCCCAAGTGCAGTTCAGGCGGTCCGGTGCGCGGTTGAAATCCAGCGTCGCGTTCTCAGCCTCTCGGAAGACCTCCCACTGGATCGCCGTTTGGAATTTCGCATCGGCGTCAATCTGGGTGACGTGGTTGTGTCAGGTGACGATCTGCTAGGCGATGGCGTCAACATCGCGGCGCGCTTGCAGGAGATGGCGGCCCCATCAGGCATCTGCATATCCGGGTCGGTACGCGAACATCTCGATGGCAAGGTGCCGTTCACGCTGACCAGCCTTGGCGATCGGGCCTTGAAGAACATCCCCAGGCCAATTTCTGCCTTTCGGGTCGACTGGCGGCAAGAGACGCCCGAGGGCCGTGACGCGGGGTCAGGGCCATCTCTTGCGACCCGCTTTGGCAGGGACCAGCCGTCGATCGTGATCATGCCCTTCGACAACCTCAGCGGTCAGAGCGATGGGTACTTTGTGGACGGCGTCGTGGAGGAAATCACCGCCGCCCTTTCCCGTGTTCGGGACTTCTTTGTGATCGCCCGCCAGTCCGCGTTCACGTACAAGGGACGTTTCGTCGACGTGCGTGACGTTGGCAGGGAACTTGGAGTCACTTACGTGGTCGAAGGGACCGTTCGCCGGGGAGGGGATCGGCTGCGCATCTCTGTACAACTGGTCGACGCCGAGATGCGGACCCAGCTTTGGTCCGAGCGTTATGAGGGCGCGACCCACGACATCTTTGAGTTTCAGGACAGGATCGCGGCGCAGGTCGCGGGCGCAATCCATCCAGCC from Rhizobium sullae includes:
- a CDS encoding adenylate/guanylate cyclase domain-containing protein, with product MDRKLAAILSTDVAGFSRLTAIDEESTVRALNLCHSRIAELVREHGGRIFGSAGDGLVAEFPSAVQAVRCAVEIQRRVLSLSEDLPLDRRLEFRIGVNLGDVVVSGDDLLGDGVNIAARLQEMAAPSGICISGSVREHLDGKVPFTLTSLGDRALKNIPRPISAFRVDWRQETPEGRDAGSGPSLATRFGRDQPSIVIMPFDNLSGQSDGYFVDGVVEEITAALSRVRDFFVIARQSAFTYKGRFVDVRDVGRELGVTYVVEGTVRRGGDRLRISVQLVDAEMRTQLWSERYEGATHDIFEFQDRIAAQVAGAIHPAIRSAEIEVSKRKPPSSLRAYDLVMRAYPHLWGHNKDAVRRAIPLLEDAIAIDSAYGRAHAFLAWCHAQNLGYIWTEEPERDLERALRATEAAARSIDDDPAALTAVGGALSHCGDQERASAYLERALALDPNNAWAWARFGWVASYKGEPDRAKERFERAMTLSPADPLAFNMRMGFALALALAGSLSEAVSIAREVVNKHPEVTWPYRMMTAWSSMAGDQDTARWAAKKLLAAEPDFTIQRYLTRPVFRAVPKWADQMAEGLRKAGLPEH